The genome window CCCCGAAAATCATTTTTTGATATTAAAGGAGGTTAAGTTGAAATTTTTGTTTGGAGGTTCACTTGGCTTTCCTTGGTTTAGTTTGGTGTGACTTGACTTAGTTTAGGCAATGGTGGTTCTTTGCATGAATAACTGAAAATTGCATTCTGGCATAAACATACAAAGCTTGTTGTCCTGTAACCAATGAAGttgttttgagtttttgtgttctctttgttttttgaaattttgataatCGAGTTTTATCTGGGTTTGACTTTTCATACTTTTAATACAAAGGGCGATGTTGCAGGATTCACATACAAAGTTTATCATGTTCTACTAGTTGTTTCTGCATTGGGGCACCATTGGATGTATTGATTCCCTTCCTTTAGTGACATTTAGGTGATGCATGCATTTTTTATGAGGATTTCACTCTTTGGACATTCATAACCAATTTGTGAAAGGTAATTGAGTTGTCTTCCACTATTTCACAGCGTTTTATTTTATGATAGTTGACCTGAAATCGGGTGATGTTTTGCGCAGGCAATGCTAGATGCTTGAAATTTTGCTAAGAAATGCTTTTATTTTATGGAGATTCTTGCATTTGCATTTATCTGAAAAAATCATGAGAATGTGGTTGGGTAGTGGCATCCAAAGGCTGTAGAATGGAAtcatggaaaaaattgagattCTAGACTATATAACGGTTAGAAAGGCTGTAGAATTGCATTCGATGATGAAACGACTCTTCTCGTGTCACGGTGACTTGAGAGGGAGGCAATGAGCAATGCAAAATCAATTTTTAAGGAGGTACATTAGTCCTTTCAACTCCCCCTTTGTGCTCAGagcactaaatcaaatatgtgtGTTTTGCAAAACTTATATATTGAATCTGTGGTATCACTGTACGTATCAGCATAAAAACTCTTGACGGCACCGGGTTTATATTGCCTTTAGAGCATCCCCAGTGATGCTTGTAATATCAAGCATTCCAAAACCATTATCTCTCTTCTCTGTTATCCtgcgtggcacaatttaattagGTAAGTGAATCCCAcgatatacattattcatcaacacttcataattccaacactctatactcactttctctattttctctcttctccttttcatctctctcctccttttcctcttctctctcttttttttatcatctctcttcctttttatcatctcttcactattcattaactatatacatactccaactctgaAGTATCATTTtttcacaactaaattttcaagtgtcatttttcacccattatTTGCATATAGCGctatacttataaaaaaaataacatttcaagtacttgaaatacactctattatacccattgtgaatatctaacacttaacttatcaagaaagtatcatctcaagtacttcaaaatcatcccattgtggatgctcttactcttcctttgcttttcctttttttttttttttcatctctgtTTGGTGCTAGGGTACGATTGTCCCACTCCCATAGCAATGACCAATTAGCATTCAAGCCATTATTTTTGAACCCAGTTTTAGCTCATGGATATGCCCACTGAACTAGCTGAGCCCAAAGCCAAAATTTTGAACCCATTTAGCTCATATATCTGCCCACTGGGCCACTACTGGACCATACTCAACCTGAATGAAGTGGGCCAACTAACCTTATTTTAAGCCCAAAACCCGAAAGTGAGATAGAAAAGCCCTTGGAAGTTGGAAGGTCCTTATATCTTAACTAACTGCACAGTAAAAAAAGTAAACGTCTGTTCTCTCTCTCACAATACCCATCATAGTTAAGCAAGCACCCCGAGTCTGCATTCTGCAACGTTGCTTTCTCTCTACTTCAAATGGCCGATAACAAATAATCTTGCACCGAACCATTGACCGCCATTGGAGCACCTTACACAAAGCTCCTCTGCAAAACCCTAGACACTTGCCGTAATTTCTACTTTACCGCATTTGCCAGTTTTCGATTGGAGCACCTTACACAAAGCTCCTCTGCAAAACCCTAGACACTTGCCGTAATTTCTACTTTACCGCATTTGCCAGTTTAAATCTTAAAAATCTCTTTAATCGTCATTACTGGAGCTCAATTTGATTGAATTGACTTAGTGTTTAGTGTTTACTCGTGTTTTCGCATATTGAGGTGTATATTGATTGGCCAACTCTGTACGATATGCTGCCAATTGAAGGACCTGAAGTTAGATCCTGCCCTAACAGACCTGAACCAGACGATACAGCGCTGGAGTCGTTGCAATTAGGAGAAGAAATCCAGCAATTGAGGACCGTACCAGTAGAAAACGCAAGCTCCTTCACTGCGCTCCTCGAGCTACCGCCCACTCAGGCCATGGCGCTTCTCCACTCGACGGAAACCGGCGAATCTCCGGCGGTTCATGCGGCTATTAAGAAACGCATTATCAAGGACGGTATAAAACCGTATCCACATGGTAATTTGACATTTCCAATAACCTCTACTCCGATCGAGCGCCCCGCTAGAGTCGCCGTCCTCGCTAAAGAGAACCACTCACCAGAATTGAACTCTTTGCCGTCTAATCACAGCGGGGATCTCGAGAAAACAGTTAAGAACGAGCCGGCCGAGACCGAATCATTCCCCAATTTGTCGCAGCAGCTGGTATCCGAACCGACGGTGGAGAACAAAAGCCAGAATCAGACCCAGAGGTCGGTGAAGAGAAAGGAGCGAGAGAAGAAGGTACTGTTGCTTTCTATTTCGTAATTTTGTGGTATAATTCGAAATTAATTACCAAATTAAGCGAAAATTCTTTTGAGGGTTTTAGGGCAAATGGTCTGCCAAAAAGAGAAAGTGCGCCGCAAACGAGGGCTCCGATGACGCAGAGAAGCTTCCTTACGTGCACGTCCGTGCTCGTCGTGGTCAAGCCACCGACAGCCACAGCTTAGCAGAAAGAGTGAGCAAAACTTCAAAATTAATTAACCCTTAATTTAATCACTAAAAGATGATTATAggatatattaattattataattatttggtTTACTAGGCgaggagagagaagataaaCGCGAGATTGAAGCTACTGCAAGAGCTGGTCCCGGGCTGCAACAAGGTTAGGTACTCTAATAATTAGTTTCTGTAAAGTGCAATCTATGTTTAACCTAAAATATAGGCACTGTTTGGTATAATGgatagtttgattttcaatgttagcgaAAATGTTGTAGAAAAAATGTTGAGTTTAAAATTGTGAAATATGCTATGAAGTGTTTGATGAAGTAAAAGTTGATGTTAACggaaaactgttgaaataatattagtttttatttttatattaaaattaatctaataaatatgattcttattaaaattaattttaagtattaattaataaatatttttaatttttaattaataaaatattaatatttcttcATTTTAAGTATTATaattgttaaaatatttttatagtattaaaactgttaaaataattttaagtattaaaattatatttaagctaataaataaaatttattattaaaattaattataatttgtttttatatcaaaactgaaattaatgttttaaatattaataaaaaagtaaaagaaattaatgttttaaatattaCTAAATGTTATCATTTGTAGGACctacattattaaaaaataataaaatgtaattTTGTGTGGGGTCCACatcattaaaaaacaaaaaaaaaaagaagggaggCTAAACGCCTAATCAACGGTTTTGTCGTTCTCacctttttcttgaaaagtgtTGTTGCTTTTGTACCAAGAAAATAACAGTCTTACAAATCCCACTATCCAATGTTTTTATCACAGTTATCCCAGATggacgcacacgatttcatatgaataatATGGGGCTCATAATTTCACATAAATCATGTGGAACATGTGGGGTccatgatttcacatggatcatgtgggATCATCCTAGCGTTTGGGATAGGGtggataaaaaagtgaaaaacactCTAAGACTTGCCATTTGGAATAGTTGTGATTACCAGCACGTATCCTGCTGTTGTGAGTAAGATGGGAAGTAATAAAACCTTTGAAAGTAGTTCTGGAGAACTGGAATTTTTGTTTCATGGTGACAATCATGCTACCCTTGGGAGTTAGCCCAGGAAGGCAGGAAGTGATTACTAATTATATTTGGATGACAGGATGAGCCTATCAGTGTTTTTGTTTGAGCCCAAAGATGTGGACTTATAGAGCTTTTATTGTGATAACACGGCTCTTCTTGAAAGTTTAACTAACCATAAAGAATGTGTCCATCTGCAGATTTCGGGTACAGCGTTGGTGTTAGATGAAATCATCAACCATGTACAATCTCTACAGCGTCAAGTAGAGGTCAGGCTTGTGCATCTCAGGcgttattttgataattttggtGATGCTACTATATTGTTTTGACTTGAAAGAAAATACAAAGTACAATCACGCACACACAGATACACACACTTAGCAGAAACACAAACATGCACATGCATGCCAAATGGAATGGACGGACGCATTGCTTATTCTGAGATATGTTTCTAGTACATTTTAAATGTTGGATGGCTTCATTTTTGCATGTGGCGTTATTTTTAATCTGGATGAATGTCTATGTGGCTGTGCTTTCAGTTTTTATCTGTGAGGCTGGCAGCGGTCAACCCAAGAATCGATCTCAACCTTGACAGTATATTGAATGCAGAAGTGAGTATCACCTCTCTTTAATCGTATTGTCTTGAGAAACAGAAAATACTTTTGCTCTCTGTTCTGTTAACAAACTGCAGTGCAAAGTCATGTCCGTTTTGTGACTGTCTTCATTGATCTAGTTCTATGTTCCTATAGAGTTTCTTCTGGCATTGCCTTGGTTAAACTTCTGATCTATTGGACTCCttaagttatttatttattttacatgTGTGGATTCCAAATAATTTTTACTAGTTGGAATAGGAAGTAAATCAGTAAGGCTTCATAACGTTAAGACTGATATAAGTAATTTTTCAAGTATCTTGAAGTTTCTGTTATCTCCATTAATATATCAGCAGAAGTGGGTCAAATTTGGTCCCCTCATCTGCCCACATTCACCTTTCTGACTGTTTGAAAGAGTCATTTATTATTTCAATTTTGTAGACAAGCAAGCTAAATATCTGGCAGTTGCAGTTATAATGCTGGCACTCTGGAACAGTACAATACCAGTTTAGGGCCCATAATGGGCAGAAATTGTCTACAAGCTATAATATGTGTATATGCCATGCCACACCAGTGAAGGCGGTGTGGGGTTTTCAATAGTAAAAATTGCGCAACTTAATTACCCTTGCAAAAGTGAAATAAGTGCTTGCTGTGTACCTTTCTGTTgcatgatttgtttgatcatatGAGAGCCTAGATCTGAAATTGTAGGCAAATGAGAGAGTTTATTGAACTGAATATCCATCATTTCCTTAGGGTTTTGTCAATTTGCTTCAAATGGTTGACATATCACtagtttttgttttccattGGTGATTGACGTTTGTTACTGATGCTCACAATTATCTCCAAAACTTCAGAGTGGATCTGTAATGGATAATAACTTCCCCAACATGGTTATGCCTTTGATGCAGCCTGAAGTCCAAGTCAATGAAAACGGTCTACAGGCCCAATCGCAATGGCATTTTGACGCTCTTCACCCACCAGTTTGGGGAAGAGAAGAAGACAGTCATAACTTCATTAATTCTGAGAACTCACTTCTGAGCTATGACGACTCTGCAAATTCAGGTATGAACTAAATCTAGCTTAGCCTTTCCCTAATTTTTGTATCGAAAAGAGAATCAAATGCAgacaaacaaatatatacatatacacccACATCTTTCATTTACATATCCACATTGGTTGTAGCAACGAGTTATGTAGTTGACGTCTTGGTAAACGGCAAAAAAAAGGAATCTGTAAATGCTAGTCATCCTTGAATTCCTTCACCGGCCATATCATATAACTGCTGGGAATTGTATAGGTGCTTTGCAACAAAAGTCATACAACCTCGCaaacaaaattagaaaatttGAGCTTTCCTTAATCTTAAGATTCTCAGCTTTAATGGTTGTAATTTACTAGCGTGGAAGAAAACATGTTTTCCCCATATGATAAGAAGAAGTACTAGATTTTGATTTTCTAccttctagtttatcttttatttCTTGCTGTATTCATCAATCTAATAGAGAGTCATACAATTTGAACGGAAAATTTTGATTATCCGTCTTACGTTTTAGAAATAAACTTTCTTTGTAGAATTCACTCTATGACTATTAGCATCGGCATTCATTTCTCATCAAGATACAAAAGCCATTAGTCATGTGGGCATCGCTAATATTTGATGTGTAGCAGAGAACTTGAGACCATACGACTAACTTCAAATTGGATATTGTGGTGCAGCATCTCTGCACTTGAATCAATTGACAATGGAGCCATGAAGCCACAGAGGGAAAAACCGTTGTCAGTGTATATATATCGAATATAATAGTAGCAGATAACAGGATGTAGAGAAGAGGCATCAACATTAGGACTTCATTTTCAATCTGTTCATCAGCCAGTAGAAAATCCAGATTTCATTCAGGTAGAGACAAGAAAATGAagtaagttatatatacatatgaaatTATTTGTTCCTATATATATACTGACTTTAGAGAGTCGTTCGATCCAATACTTGGATTGGTTGATTCATATTGTAAAACCGTGAAAGAGCCATCTCCTTTGGTATTATTGAAGATAGCAACTTCATTGTTATGCCAGAGATTAAGCAAAAAGCTTTTTGTGGTGATGGATAAATAGAGTAACATTTTTTATGTtctctcttcaatttttttatttataatgcATGGCTTTTCCAGGGTTTAGGTCTTTAATTTATTGCAGCTTTGAccagaaaagaaaggaaaattgagacataacatcCTAGGTTGGTTGGCCAAGCTAAGTTGAACTCTGACATATGACCTATCTCGTTCTAATGCGATGTTTATGTTTCCATCTCTTGACCATGTTAACCTAAGAAGTAAGGCATTATAATTcataagatttttttgattctgacttaaaaattgattaaaaatttcaataaaaataatattaagaaATGACGCGTTATTGACGCAACACTAGAGAGAACCTCAATGAGATTTGTCAAATGGCTAATACAGTTCGTTCATCTAAACGGGCTGGATCTGCAAGTTTGCAACAAAATGTCTGGGCCGATCAGATTCTCGAACTGGGCCAACTTGACCTTCATAAGTTGGCCCGCTTGAAACTGGCCTTGTTCTTCTAGATCCCCATTTTGGGCTTGGCCTAGTACCTAAGGCTCACGTAGTCTTTCTTTTTGGGCccaaaaagtaataaaacaaCGGTATAGTAAACTAAAGACTAAAGAGGGTGATTTAGAAGGTACGGCTGGTTACTGGTTACTGGTTAGAGTGTTTTTGAGGACCACCCCtataattaaaattcaaaagtcCATAGCACACAGAAATGCAGTTTCGATTTTCGAACCATAGAAAGCCCATGCATCGTAAGAAAAGTAACGAACGGGAGCTTCTATAATCTCTTATTGTGATAActgagaaacaaaaaagtatTCTCCAACTACGTACTTCTACAAAGACAACTTATGGACAGAGTTGGTACACAAACCATCCACTACTAAGACCGTAAGGGGGCAGGGACCCAAGGTGCAAGGGTTGAAACAAAGGCAGCTCTGATCTTCAATGTTACAATGATTAGAATGCTCCAGTTATTGTCTACCAAGGTAGTACGGATACCCACCCATTCCTGTAGGTGCCATCGGTGGGGGTCCAATAGGATCTTTCTTCACAGCCCCCGGTGCATATGAAACTTGGGATTGAGCTGGGTATGGCACGGGTACTGTGGGAGGACTGGGATAAGAAGGATTTGAATATGATGCTACAGGTTGGGGATATGTATAGCCAAGAGGGGCGGAACCAGTATATGCTTTTCCAGGCTGAGAGTAAACAGCTCCCAGAGGCATTGGTACAGGAACCATACCTGCAGATAAATGCGTCTGTACGGTTTTGCCTTTTGAATCGGCAAGCTTCACAATTATATTCCTCCCCTGCAACCAAACAGATATGCTCAACACAATTGTTTTAATCTCTCTAAGACTGTATTCATGTTAAACAAATCATTTAAGCAGCCTCGACCTGTGTCAAATGAGTCATAATCCTGGAAGCTATTCAAGTTAGCACAGAATCAAAATGTCAGTACATCTTCCTACACGTACTGTTTTAATACACTTCACAACAAAAGAGTCATCTAAGACAGCCCACTTAGACTCCATTTCAAATCATAAGGTAGCCCTTCGCAGCCTCAATGACTTGACAACTAGGGCACACCTAAACATACCTCCATAGTATACCTTTTCCATATGAGCTACagccaaaatttttgaagttcttcTGATCATCTTTATCATGTGGCTTGTGCTTGTATAGTTATACAATAGTGGTCAGTTGTCATAGCAATTCAATACAGAGAAGATGGATTGCTCTTCCAACTAGTCTCCAGCTAATGCTCCAAGTGCAACAGCAAAAAGACAAATTACTGattcaattttcctttttatatATAGAATACTTTTTCATCTACTAGCACCGcataaaaacaaatgaaaaaaagaaacaagctACGCAAAATATTACTGCAGATAAAAGTTCAAATTCACTTACCCCAAGGGTCTTTTGTGGATCATCTATAGCTTTCTTCGCAGCCTCCACGGTCTTGTACGTAACAAAGCCAAACCCACtgtttatcaaaataaaaaataatgattctCTTGTGGATAGTGGCATAACAAATTTTCCACCTAGATTAAAAATGTAAATAATGTTATACCGTGATTCATTTGTATCTTTTTCATATGCAACTGAACCTTCTTCAATGTCACCATGCCTCCCAAAAAAACTAAGCAACATCTCACTTGTGACATTTGGTGACAAACCCCCAATATAGAGTTTTCGCTGGGCTAAATCAGGGGTACCACTTGCTCCATTTAATCCCTCGCAAGCTAGATTACACACAGCCATCCGGCCCTATGATATTTATTCACCCAAAAATAACAGAATCAAAAAGGGGTGAACTGTcatgtgaaattgcacacaatCGTATAATCATGAACATCATCTTCTCCCCAGAAAAGGAGGGGTAAAGTGGGTGGATATAAATAACAAGGTGAAGAAGATGTTATGCATGGAAAATAGTTAAAGAGGCTAATGCTTACATCAATCACTTTGCTGGGTGCTCTCAATGCAATGTGAGCTGACTCCATATGCTTATAAGTGATAAAACCATAACCACGTGAtttattagttactttgtcatagATCACAGCCCCTTCTTCTATTTCACCATGCATACGAAATGCCTGAATGAAGACAAAGACATGAGAAGACgcaatttaaacaaactaatACACAGATCTCCATAAAATCTTCAATGAAGAAAGAAGTAAAAGTGCAAGTGTATAGGAGATTGATTCTCCAGATGTGGATATTTTTGGTCATAACTCACATCAACTGAAACAAACACCCCCATACCAGGCACACACAGCAATCAGCAATACACTCACATCACACAAGGTATCTGAAGTAGTATTCCAGGCTAAGCCACGGACAAAAAGCTTTCGGTGGACAGGATCTGCACAGGCTAGACCTTTAATTTCTTCTGCAACCGAAGGATATTGGGTTCCACTTTAtgcctcaacatgcaaacaaacaCACATGCACAGGGTCAATCACACAGCATACAATTTGAAGCGAGACTCATATGGCACCATTTACAGGACCATTCATGCACACTTGTATTCATATCACAAATGTGAGTAAACAGGTTCTGTAAACAAGAAATAAGGATCAATCCCTCTAAGTTTCAATAGGAAAACAACATAGCATCGTGAAAATTTGCACTAAAACACCAGTCCAACTACAACTATAGAATAGAACGAACAACTAAAATGAAGATTCACTTGGAGCAAAAGACTAATATTACTAGTTCATTGCAGATTAGAATAATTTTCCAGAGAGACTGCCTATTGACATCAACAAAacctaatataatatattaacaCAGATTTTCAGTCTCGGCGGTGAAATTTCACACGCTTTCAAACCTAAACTCCAGCCAACCACACCTCCAAAGAAAACTATATAATCTGCTAGTCTCTTTGCGTATAAGCATTTAAGCAAACCATCCACAGGAACATAAACACTAgaagagaacaaaaaatatatataaacgaAAAGGAACGCAAACGCACAGTCTAGAGAGAAGATCGACGAGCTGAGATTTGGCGAGAGGGTCAAGAAGCAACCGCAGCTCCTCTTGCGTTGTTGATTCACCGTCGTTATCCGTCTCTtccatcttcctcttcttcgAATCCTCCATTTCTCTCCCtcgctcctctctctctctctctctctctgttcgaTTTTTTCCCCGAAAAGTTTGTTTCGAGAGCTCGCTGAGAACGTGAGCCTTGCAGTTGCAGGCTTGGTCGATAAATAGAGGCGTGTTCGTTACCTgccctaaaaagtaaaaataaatagtGTATGTTTGGCTACAAGTTATCACCTATAACTCACTAAAACCATCATTTA of Tripterygium wilfordii isolate XIE 37 chromosome 13, ASM1340144v1, whole genome shotgun sequence contains these proteins:
- the LOC120012253 gene encoding transcription factor bHLH48-like isoform X2, which encodes MLPIEGPEVRSCPNRPEPDDTALESLQLGEEIQQLRTVPVENASSFTALLELPPTQAMALLHSTETGESPAVHAAIKKRIIKDGIKPYPHGNLTFPITSTPIERPARVAVLAKENHSPELNSLPSNHSGDLEKTVKNEPAETESFPNLSQQLVSEPTVENKSQNQTQRSVKRKEREKKGKWSAKKRKCAANEGSDDAEKLPYVHVRARRGQATDSHSLAERARREKINARLKLLQELVPGCNKISGTALVLDEIINHVQSLQRQVEFLSVRLAAVNPRIDLNLDSILNAEPEVQVNENGLQAQSQWHFDALHPPVWGREEDSHNFINSENSLLSYDDSANSASLHLNQLTMEP
- the LOC120012028 gene encoding UBP1-associated protein 2C-like, which translates into the protein MEDSKKRKMEETDNDGESTTQEELRLLLDPLAKSQLVDLLSRLGTQYPSVAEEIKGLACADPVHRKLFVRGLAWNTTSDTLCDAFRMHGEIEEGAVIYDKVTNKSRGYGFITYKHMESAHIALRAPSKVIDGRMAVCNLACEGLNGASGTPDLAQRKLYIGGLSPNVTSEMLLSFFGRHGDIEEGSVAYEKDTNESRGFGFVTYKTVEAAKKAIDDPQKTLGGRNIIVKLADSKGKTVQTHLSAGMVPVPMPLGAVYSQPGKAYTGSAPLGYTYPQPVASYSNPSYPSPPTVPVPYPAQSQVSYAPGAVKKDPIGPPPMAPTGMGGYPYYLGRQ
- the LOC120012253 gene encoding transcription factor bHLH48-like isoform X1, with translation MLPIEGPEVRSCPNRPEPDDTALESLQLGEEIQQLRTVPVENASSFTALLELPPTQAMALLHSTETGESPAVHAAIKKRIIKDGIKPYPHGNLTFPITSTPIERPARVAVLAKENHSPELNSLPSNHSGDLEKTVKNEPAETESFPNLSQQLVSEPTVENKSQNQTQRSVKRKEREKKGKWSAKKRKCAANEGSDDAEKLPYVHVRARRGQATDSHSLAERARREKINARLKLLQELVPGCNKISGTALVLDEIINHVQSLQRQVEFLSVRLAAVNPRIDLNLDSILNAESGSVMDNNFPNMVMPLMQPEVQVNENGLQAQSQWHFDALHPPVWGREEDSHNFINSENSLLSYDDSANSASLHLNQLTMEP